The Echinicola rosea genome has a segment encoding these proteins:
- a CDS encoding cytochrome P450: MEKFELPDPFEGAREQCGYGKVEDQDDPVTMLLRLRDVRKTAKNTQTFQSGAQPGRIVVPSEVNIRSTRQIPFEVDPPMHRLYRDLLEDWFRRPEKDTYKAQLSDIISKLVQEAKSKAQVEIVNDIALKLQSRALTLLLNVPLEEAETWISWGTHVFRSEDNPVDGDKAKILYDYIDRQIEKALSNPGDDLYSILLNSEIEGKKLNKEEVKGVMILTFAGGRDTVINAVTNTLAYLSSNPKALPAIKEDPTMLNTAVEELVRYFSPLTHMGRVATEDTEVCEHAIKADSRVSLCWASANRDPKTFENPNTIDLERKLNPHVGFGFGIHKCLGATHARHVLRTLLSVLAEMDVKLKMVKGDSNIEDWGEFKRKVGYDRLEMKFS; the protein is encoded by the coding sequence ATGGAGAAGTTTGAATTACCCGATCCCTTTGAGGGAGCCAGAGAGCAATGTGGATATGGAAAAGTAGAAGACCAGGATGACCCTGTCACCATGTTATTGAGGCTGAGAGACGTTAGAAAAACAGCCAAGAACACACAAACTTTCCAATCCGGTGCACAGCCTGGCCGAATAGTCGTACCCTCTGAAGTAAATATCCGAAGTACACGGCAAATCCCCTTTGAGGTGGATCCTCCCATGCACCGTCTATACCGGGACTTATTGGAAGATTGGTTTAGAAGGCCTGAAAAGGACACCTATAAAGCCCAACTTAGTGATATAATCAGCAAGCTTGTACAGGAAGCCAAGTCCAAGGCCCAAGTGGAAATAGTCAATGACATTGCCCTAAAACTTCAATCCCGCGCATTGACGTTGCTCCTTAATGTGCCCTTGGAGGAAGCCGAAACGTGGATATCCTGGGGGACACATGTATTCAGAAGCGAAGACAATCCTGTGGACGGGGATAAAGCAAAAATCCTCTACGACTATATCGACAGACAAATCGAAAAAGCCCTATCCAACCCGGGAGATGACCTGTACAGTATTTTGCTCAATAGTGAAATAGAAGGCAAAAAGCTCAACAAAGAAGAGGTAAAAGGGGTCATGATCCTGACATTCGCCGGTGGTAGGGATACGGTAATCAACGCTGTCACCAATACTTTAGCCTACCTGTCCAGCAACCCCAAAGCCCTTCCTGCCATCAAAGAAGATCCAACCATGCTCAATACGGCCGTAGAGGAATTGGTCAGGTATTTCTCCCCCTTGACACATATGGGAAGAGTGGCTACCGAAGATACAGAAGTATGCGAACATGCAATCAAAGCAGATAGTAGGGTCTCCTTATGCTGGGCTTCTGCCAATAGGGATCCAAAGACTTTTGAAAACCCGAACACCATCGATCTGGAAAGAAAACTAAACCCCCACGTGGGATTTGGATTTGGCATCCACAAATGTCTGGGAGCCACCCATGCACGGCATGTACTCAGGACACTTCTATCCGTCCTGGCCGAAATGGACGTGAAACTGAAAATGGTCAAAGGAGATAGTAATATCGAAGATTGGGGGGAATTTAAAAGAAAAGTAGGCTATGACCGATTGGAGATGAAATTTTCCTAA
- a CDS encoding 2Fe-2S iron-sulfur cluster-binding protein: MKKVTYITQKEEAKTASASSGNLMELAIANNIEGIEGDCGGVCSCATCHIHLTPEDFETVGGPGEIEEEMLELEDNVSPYSRLACQVPISSLPEQITVKVAN, translated from the coding sequence ATGAAAAAAGTCACATATATCACCCAAAAAGAAGAAGCAAAAACAGCATCTGCCAGTTCTGGAAACCTTATGGAGCTGGCCATAGCCAACAATATCGAAGGCATCGAAGGCGATTGTGGTGGTGTGTGCAGCTGTGCGACCTGCCATATCCATCTTACTCCTGAAGATTTCGAAACAGTCGGTGGCCCTGGTGAAATAGAAGAGGAAATGCTGGAGCTGGAAGACAATGTGTCCCCCTACAGCCGATTGGCATGCCAAGTCCCTATCTCATCACTACCTGAACAGATCACCGTCAAAGTAGCCAACTGA
- a CDS encoding NAD(P)/FAD-dependent oxidoreductase gives MSKTAVIIGASHAGVNCAFALRKEGFEGKIQLIESTSFLPYHRPPLSKSFLSEDKDIADYCLKSAEAYEEAEVELLLGRRVLHIDSQNHEVHLEGNHSIHYDHLVLATGASAVIPALPGMTVGEGIFPLRSAEDTLAIKSFINAKSQLEVVVLGGGYIGLEMAASLRKMGHQIALLEREKRILARVAAAETSSFFTALHQESGVKIHTGQNITNIEHLHDGRYQLDSDTGDSFVADMVIVGVGISPNTALAQNIGLTIENGILVDAHCETSTPDIFAIGDCASFIHQPSAKIIRLESVQNAVDQAKIAATNIMGNPQTYDSIPWFWSDQYETKLQIAGLNHGYDQVVHRIEKEQPQKQAVWYFKEGKLLAVDAINHAKAYVLGTRYLKEARQLHPDELANPEIPLSK, from the coding sequence ATGAGCAAAACAGCTGTCATTATCGGTGCCAGTCATGCTGGCGTCAACTGTGCCTTTGCACTGAGAAAAGAAGGTTTCGAGGGGAAGATCCAGTTAATCGAATCGACCAGTTTCCTTCCTTATCATCGGCCACCGTTGTCCAAATCTTTCCTCAGTGAGGACAAAGATATAGCTGACTATTGCCTAAAATCAGCAGAAGCTTATGAGGAAGCGGAAGTCGAGTTGTTGTTGGGCAGACGGGTCCTGCATATTGATAGCCAAAATCATGAGGTCCACTTGGAAGGTAACCACAGTATCCATTACGATCATCTCGTATTGGCCACCGGTGCCTCAGCGGTAATTCCCGCCCTTCCCGGTATGACTGTAGGTGAAGGGATATTTCCCCTCAGGTCTGCCGAAGATACGCTTGCCATAAAATCCTTTATTAATGCTAAATCCCAACTGGAAGTAGTCGTTTTGGGAGGAGGTTATATAGGATTGGAAATGGCCGCTTCCCTTCGCAAAATGGGCCATCAAATAGCCCTCTTGGAACGGGAAAAACGGATCTTGGCCAGGGTGGCCGCAGCCGAAACATCATCCTTCTTTACTGCCCTTCACCAAGAATCAGGGGTAAAAATACATACTGGCCAAAACATCACCAATATCGAACACCTCCACGATGGGAGATACCAGCTTGACTCGGATACAGGCGATAGCTTTGTAGCCGATATGGTCATTGTAGGTGTGGGGATAAGTCCAAACACAGCCTTGGCCCAAAACATCGGCCTAACGATTGAAAATGGCATTTTGGTGGACGCACATTGCGAAACCTCTACTCCTGACATATTTGCCATTGGGGACTGTGCATCATTTATCCACCAACCTAGCGCTAAAATCATCAGATTGGAATCGGTTCAGAATGCAGTGGACCAAGCCAAAATTGCCGCAACAAACATAATGGGAAACCCACAAACCTATGATAGTATCCCATGGTTTTGGTCTGACCAATATGAGACCAAACTACAAATAGCCGGCCTGAACCATGGCTACGATCAAGTAGTACACAGAATAGAAAAAGAGCAGCCTCAAAAACAAGCTGTCTGGTATTTCAAAGAAGGGAAACTATTGGCCGTCGATGCCATCAACCATGCAAAAGCGTATGTCTTGGGTACCCGGTACCTAAAAGAAGCCAGACAACTCCATCCTGACGAACTTGCCAACCCTGAAATACCGCTTTCAAAGTAA
- a CDS encoding vanadium-dependent haloperoxidase — MRFNFPKGILYIIMVLTTVTNISKAQEYRIKQHRGNENIAYKWAELSLEATARDTDNFKPRPTITSRYLALVFTAVFDAWSRYDTKAVPVYLDSVQRRPVTEQTLDNKKVAISYAAFRTLSEYYYSDTVLFRSFMKEIGLDPNDRRQDPSTPVGIGNLAAQAVIDARRGDGANQYGEETGPNGQPYFDYTGYKPANSADQSNDVERWQPKYFLDLNGDKFAPGCLTPYWYLVKPISLESADQFRPGPPPSLDSPQLLREVREVVSLQADLTDENKALVEFMRDGPQSVQQAGHWLNFSQQVSKRDQHTLDEDVKMYFYVQMVAMDAFIACWDSKMYYDFARPIALVHKYFGGKLIKAWAGPNKGMVMMDGSKWRPYSPETFLCPPFPSYVSGHSSISGGCAEALKLWTGSDDFGVSVELVAGAMTEPKHLGDTVCLDFPTFTKTAEMAGISRVMGGYHIQSENIEGLTLGRKVARHAWKFYIDHLEGKVD; from the coding sequence ATGCGATTCAATTTTCCTAAAGGAATTCTCTATATTATCATGGTTTTGACGACTGTGACCAATATCTCCAAGGCCCAAGAGTATAGAATAAAGCAGCACAGGGGCAATGAAAATATTGCTTACAAATGGGCTGAACTGTCCCTTGAGGCCACAGCTAGGGATACCGATAATTTCAAGCCCAGACCCACCATTACTTCTAGGTATTTGGCTTTGGTTTTTACTGCGGTCTTCGATGCTTGGAGCAGGTATGATACGAAGGCAGTTCCGGTATATCTGGACAGTGTCCAAAGAAGACCAGTAACGGAACAAACCTTGGACAACAAAAAAGTAGCAATTAGCTATGCCGCCTTTAGGACCTTGAGTGAGTATTATTATTCCGATACGGTATTATTTCGTTCTTTCATGAAAGAGATAGGACTGGATCCAAATGACAGAAGACAAGACCCGTCTACCCCAGTAGGTATAGGCAATTTGGCAGCTCAGGCCGTGATAGATGCAAGAAGGGGAGACGGAGCCAATCAATACGGAGAGGAGACAGGACCCAATGGCCAGCCCTATTTTGATTATACCGGATACAAGCCTGCCAATAGTGCCGATCAATCCAACGATGTTGAAAGGTGGCAACCCAAATACTTTCTGGATCTAAATGGGGACAAGTTTGCCCCAGGCTGTCTTACCCCATATTGGTATTTGGTAAAACCAATATCCCTGGAAAGTGCCGATCAGTTTCGCCCCGGGCCTCCGCCAAGCCTAGACTCTCCTCAACTTTTAAGAGAAGTTCGGGAAGTTGTTTCCCTACAGGCCGATCTGACAGATGAAAATAAAGCATTGGTTGAATTCATGAGAGACGGTCCCCAGTCTGTCCAGCAAGCAGGACATTGGTTGAACTTTTCCCAGCAAGTCTCAAAAAGGGACCAACATACTTTGGATGAAGATGTTAAAATGTATTTTTATGTCCAAATGGTGGCCATGGATGCATTTATAGCCTGTTGGGACTCTAAAATGTACTATGATTTTGCCCGTCCCATTGCCTTGGTTCATAAGTATTTTGGGGGTAAGTTGATAAAAGCATGGGCAGGGCCTAACAAGGGAATGGTCATGATGGATGGAAGCAAATGGAGACCCTATTCCCCGGAAACCTTTCTTTGTCCTCCATTTCCCAGTTATGTTTCAGGCCACAGTTCCATCAGTGGTGGCTGTGCAGAAGCCTTGAAACTGTGGACAGGAAGCGACGACTTTGGTGTATCCGTAGAATTGGTGGCAGGTGCTATGACAGAGCCCAAGCATTTGGGAGACACTGTATGCTTGGATTTCCCGACATTTACAAAAACAGCCGAAATGGCTGGCATTTCCAGGGTAATGGGGGGCTATCATATTCAAAGTGAAAATATTGAAGGCCTTACGCTTGGTAGAAAAGTCGCCAGGCATGCTTGGAAATTCTATATTGATCACCTGGAAGGAAAAGTAGATTAA
- a CDS encoding arylsulfatase — translation MHTIISILIILLSILTYPVFGQEDKRPNVILILTDDQGIGDLGCHGNPWLKTPHIDQFYAEAVRLTDFHVSPMCTPTRSSIMTGQYPIHNGTWATYKGRDMLPPNTQTMADIFQTNGYQTAMFGKWHLGDNYPSRPTDMGFQFAVHHKAGGVGELSDYWGNSYFDDTYFVNNEPEKFEGYCTDVWFGQAMDYIRSHQEDPFFVYLATNAPHSPHIVADEYADPYRDLEEKGEIVNANFYGMIANIDENMGKLEAFLKEEGLYENTIVIYMSDNGSAAGISRDGKTGYNMGFRGKKGQPTEGGHRVPFFIRWPHRGIMGGKDINSPTQHVDLIPTLVGLCDVEIPQGKLLDGRDISPLLTGREDKINGETLFIHHNQDWRVPRPITGTCIMNGKWRLVNGRSLYDVSKDRFQAHDLSNEYPHIKDRLMAENAAFYEQASQRRTFKEMPVNIIGHGDQQEVTLTIQHAIGESSGIWKSEQVAQGMKNTNNKHAIQVASEGWYRISCQRWPKECIGPIWGIPKKNPKGQFSYLPIKPEKVKISIANQMMEKEIDASMIAVDFDVYLEQGKTFLVNDFVTGDELFGVYYTYIVKMD, via the coding sequence ATGCATACTATTATTTCGATCTTGATTATCCTATTAAGCATATTGACATATCCGGTTTTTGGTCAAGAAGATAAGCGTCCCAATGTGATCCTTATCCTTACTGACGACCAAGGGATAGGGGACTTGGGCTGCCATGGAAATCCATGGCTAAAAACACCCCATATCGATCAGTTTTATGCAGAGGCAGTAAGGCTTACTGATTTTCATGTCAGCCCCATGTGTACACCCACCCGGTCATCGATTATGACTGGTCAATACCCTATTCACAATGGTACTTGGGCTACTTATAAAGGGAGAGACATGCTTCCCCCCAATACCCAAACCATGGCCGACATCTTTCAAACCAATGGCTACCAAACGGCCATGTTCGGTAAGTGGCATTTGGGAGACAATTATCCATCGCGGCCAACGGACATGGGGTTTCAATTTGCGGTGCACCATAAAGCAGGAGGCGTCGGGGAGCTTTCGGATTATTGGGGCAACAGTTATTTTGATGATACTTATTTTGTTAACAATGAACCTGAAAAATTTGAAGGGTATTGTACGGATGTTTGGTTTGGCCAAGCCATGGACTATATCAGGTCGCATCAAGAGGATCCGTTTTTTGTTTACCTCGCCACCAATGCTCCCCACTCTCCCCATATCGTAGCGGATGAATACGCAGACCCTTATCGGGATTTGGAAGAAAAAGGTGAAATCGTAAACGCTAATTTTTATGGGATGATCGCCAATATAGATGAGAACATGGGAAAATTGGAGGCTTTCCTAAAGGAAGAAGGCTTGTATGAAAATACCATCGTGATCTATATGTCAGATAATGGAAGTGCCGCTGGCATCAGCCGTGATGGAAAGACAGGATATAACATGGGCTTTCGGGGGAAAAAAGGCCAACCAACAGAAGGAGGACATCGCGTTCCCTTTTTCATTCGATGGCCTCATCGTGGGATTATGGGAGGAAAAGACATCAACAGTCCTACACAGCATGTCGACCTTATACCGACTTTGGTAGGTTTATGTGATGTGGAAATTCCACAAGGCAAGCTGCTGGATGGTAGGGATATTTCTCCGTTGCTGACCGGACGGGAGGATAAAATAAACGGTGAGACGCTTTTTATTCATCATAATCAAGACTGGAGAGTGCCCAGACCGATTACAGGAACATGTATCATGAATGGGAAATGGAGGTTGGTAAATGGCAGGTCCTTGTATGATGTCAGCAAAGATCGCTTCCAAGCCCATGACCTTTCGAATGAATATCCTCACATCAAAGACCGACTGATGGCAGAGAATGCAGCTTTTTACGAGCAGGCTTCCCAAAGAAGAACGTTTAAGGAAATGCCGGTGAACATAATAGGCCATGGGGATCAGCAAGAAGTGACCTTGACCATCCAGCATGCGATAGGAGAGAGCAGTGGGATTTGGAAAAGTGAACAAGTAGCCCAAGGAATGAAAAACACCAATAATAAGCATGCCATTCAGGTAGCATCGGAAGGATGGTACAGAATCTCCTGTCAGCGCTGGCCAAAGGAATGCATTGGGCCCATTTGGGGCATTCCCAAAAAAAATCCAAAAGGTCAATTCAGCTATTTGCCCATAAAACCAGAAAAAGTGAAAATATCCATTGCCAACCAAATGATGGAAAAGGAAATAGACGCGTCAATGATCGCGGTGGATTTTGATGTTTACCTGGAGCAGGGGAAGACGTTTTTGGTGAATGATTTTGTGACAGGCGATGAGCTATTTGGGGTGTATTATACCTATATCGTAAAAATGGATTGA
- a CDS encoding sulfatase-like hydrolase/transferase: protein MKTLLYSLVLILTVFSRQAFGQDSRQSPNVLWIITDDQRYDAVRAFNRILHDREISELGYVESPNIDQLVTEGTTFINTYCQSPGCAPSRAAMHFGRYPHKSGVYEFEYHNNLADHVSPTLPEQMQDLGYQTLHIGKLGVRLKTKGENRMVPAPIYQTSIDSKTLAKEGLCDWGKDWIFQMNGQRLDEPFRSVEFFVNSEGEVEYCSQEMEEQGYSPSGTALATVSKYDLLRHYNEKKGKSIASGMILSGVSPREAGFTRDGYYVKALANYLAAPNGEFSMGDLTFGGVDPNKPLFCNLGFDFPHTPVLPPKDYRKRFEKQHYNIPDFDEEEWDKLPDQIKRQVTNGYSDHFSEEEKQKMTQDYYAFCAYGDALIGEAVADFKSYSKKHNQEWMIVLVCGDHGWKLNDHGSVSKFSPWEVDTHNPVVVISSDKEAFPAGKVVHDFSEFVDIAPTILAAGGADLDQKRYAYLDGYDLSKVADQSLPAREYIIGESHAVTGPRAYIRTEEFLFSMQIRPDKIRGKNMNWAKSASYEDIDPSLYHYSVDPKEKNELAFDPAYREVADRLRKLLVSEVLGEDRVEVNWGGLKADGTTVFRNHQK from the coding sequence ATGAAGACGTTACTGTATTCATTGGTTTTGATATTAACGGTATTTTCAAGACAGGCATTTGGACAGGATTCTAGGCAATCTCCAAATGTCCTGTGGATCATTACCGATGATCAGCGGTATGATGCGGTGAGGGCCTTCAATAGGATTTTGCATGATCGTGAAATTAGTGAGCTAGGGTATGTGGAGTCGCCAAATATTGACCAATTGGTAACCGAAGGGACTACTTTTATCAATACCTATTGTCAATCCCCCGGGTGTGCACCATCAAGGGCAGCCATGCATTTTGGCAGGTATCCACATAAGTCCGGCGTGTATGAATTTGAATACCATAATAATCTTGCCGACCATGTATCACCTACTTTGCCAGAGCAGATGCAAGACCTGGGCTATCAGACGCTTCACATTGGTAAGCTGGGAGTAAGGCTAAAAACAAAAGGTGAAAACCGAATGGTGCCTGCTCCCATCTATCAGACGAGTATCGATTCGAAAACCTTGGCGAAGGAAGGCTTGTGTGATTGGGGCAAAGACTGGATTTTTCAAATGAATGGACAGCGGCTCGATGAACCGTTCAGAAGTGTGGAGTTTTTTGTGAACTCGGAAGGAGAGGTAGAATATTGTTCACAGGAGATGGAAGAGCAGGGGTACAGCCCTTCAGGAACTGCCCTAGCTACGGTAAGCAAATACGACCTGCTGAGGCATTATAATGAAAAAAAAGGCAAGTCCATCGCATCAGGGATGATCCTTTCGGGGGTAAGTCCCCGTGAGGCAGGGTTTACAAGGGACGGGTATTATGTCAAGGCTTTGGCAAACTATTTGGCGGCTCCGAATGGTGAGTTTAGCATGGGCGATTTGACTTTTGGAGGAGTAGATCCCAACAAGCCTTTGTTCTGTAATTTAGGTTTTGATTTTCCGCATACGCCAGTCTTGCCTCCTAAGGATTATAGAAAACGCTTCGAAAAACAGCATTACAACATCCCTGATTTTGACGAAGAGGAGTGGGACAAGTTGCCCGACCAAATAAAAAGACAAGTAACCAATGGGTATTCAGATCATTTTTCAGAAGAAGAAAAACAAAAGATGACACAGGATTACTATGCTTTTTGTGCTTACGGAGATGCCTTGATTGGTGAGGCAGTAGCCGATTTTAAATCCTATAGCAAAAAGCACAACCAAGAATGGATGATCGTCTTGGTCTGCGGGGACCATGGCTGGAAACTGAATGACCACGGGTCGGTTTCCAAGTTTAGCCCTTGGGAAGTGGATACCCATAATCCAGTGGTGGTGATCTCATCGGACAAGGAAGCTTTTCCAGCAGGAAAAGTGGTCCATGATTTTAGCGAATTTGTAGATATTGCTCCGACAATTTTGGCTGCGGGAGGAGCAGACTTGGACCAAAAAAGATACGCCTATCTCGATGGATATGACCTTAGCAAGGTAGCAGACCAATCCCTACCGGCCAGGGAATATATTATCGGAGAGAGTCATGCCGTCACAGGCCCAAGGGCATACATCCGCACAGAAGAGTTCCTTTTTTCCATGCAGATCAGACCCGATAAAATCCGGGGGAAAAATATGAATTGGGCAAAAAGTGCTTCATATGAAGATATAGACCCTTCATTGTACCATTACAGTGTAGATCCAAAAGAGAAAAATGAACTGGCTTTTGACCCAGCGTATAGAGAAGTAGCTGACCGATTAAGAAAACTGTTAGTCTCCGAAGTACTTGGTGAAGACCGGGTGGAAGTAAACTGGGGTGGTTTAAAGGCCGACGGAACCACAGTGTTCAGAAACCATCAAAAATAG
- a CDS encoding T9SS type A sorting domain-containing protein — MFIKLRYALYVGFLFFSSSLPCIGQTQVTFDPTCQRYINDISALDRSKYFNIHSSGNDQEHTALYEEYEVGQGRGFWAAFSAAKQQTGEVAAYPTPKSGEVSLLPVTRKIGTEHPYNVFVDGMDVDLAADWAVNYFTYWVNENERPEYFEVMNEPFVHAKDFYEGGWDNAENIRIKKQMAALYGKVGERFDQSPALSNMKVIGYSSAWPSLELQDFGHWEENMKMFMDVAGEHMDAFATHLYDGVNVEGQDNKRSGSNAEAILDLIENYSYIKWNEVKPHAISEYGAIEKGYGENYSDLASIQTIRSINHILFGLLEREDLMEISIPFITGKAQWHINEANNYQPYQAVLWKPTNIGEPDPAGWEYTPRINFYELWKNVKGQRVWIKSDNPDVQVQAFKDNNVLYLAFNNLDDLPQDVMLEGISLPEINQITAKSLKIYPDKAHEMSVEQWENLPGSLSLIAGETVVLEVDMKAAPEVANTMVSKKYYAENYLEAISANAPVIYSFDGVEKKADGYAVLRMSIGRKHDKSKQPTVKVNDKIVQVPDNWKGYDQANRDDFFGMIEIPVPYAFIKEQNQVEVTFPDSQGHISSLILQVHSFEHSRENVIVGMENKTKFNSDGFRFYPNPVGKMLSISWKGEFADASPMVDIYSQEGTEVQISEPKILSRKVLVDMGTLSPGLYTAYIQIGDVAGYGKIIKR; from the coding sequence ATGTTTATAAAATTACGATATGCCCTTTATGTGGGATTTTTATTCTTTTCGTCATCCCTGCCGTGTATAGGGCAAACGCAAGTCACATTTGACCCCACCTGCCAACGGTACATCAATGATATTAGTGCGTTGGATCGCAGCAAATATTTTAACATCCACTCATCAGGTAATGACCAAGAACATACTGCACTTTATGAAGAGTATGAAGTGGGGCAGGGCAGGGGATTTTGGGCGGCATTTTCTGCCGCAAAGCAGCAAACCGGTGAGGTGGCAGCATATCCTACACCAAAATCCGGTGAGGTTTCACTATTGCCGGTCACACGGAAAATAGGTACAGAGCATCCTTATAATGTTTTTGTGGATGGAATGGATGTGGATTTGGCGGCGGATTGGGCAGTGAATTATTTTACCTATTGGGTCAATGAAAATGAGCGTCCCGAGTATTTTGAAGTGATGAACGAACCCTTTGTTCATGCCAAGGACTTTTATGAAGGCGGCTGGGACAATGCAGAAAATATCCGCATCAAAAAGCAGATGGCAGCGCTATATGGAAAAGTGGGAGAGCGATTTGACCAATCCCCTGCCTTGTCAAATATGAAAGTGATAGGATATTCCAGTGCATGGCCATCACTGGAGCTTCAGGACTTTGGTCACTGGGAGGAAAATATGAAGATGTTCATGGATGTAGCAGGAGAGCATATGGACGCTTTTGCGACGCACCTGTATGATGGTGTAAACGTAGAAGGACAAGATAATAAAAGAAGTGGCAGTAATGCCGAGGCGATCCTTGACCTGATCGAAAATTATAGCTATATCAAATGGAATGAGGTAAAGCCCCATGCCATCTCCGAATATGGTGCCATTGAAAAAGGCTACGGTGAAAATTACAGTGATCTGGCCAGTATCCAGACAATAAGGTCCATAAACCATATATTGTTTGGCTTGCTGGAGAGGGAAGACCTGATGGAGATTTCCATCCCTTTTATCACAGGAAAGGCACAGTGGCACATCAATGAGGCAAATAATTACCAGCCCTATCAGGCGGTGCTTTGGAAGCCAACCAATATAGGCGAGCCCGATCCGGCAGGCTGGGAATACACACCACGGATCAATTTTTACGAACTTTGGAAAAATGTCAAGGGCCAACGAGTCTGGATAAAATCGGATAATCCAGACGTCCAAGTCCAAGCATTTAAGGACAACAATGTACTGTACCTTGCTTTTAATAACTTGGATGATCTACCCCAAGATGTAATGCTAGAGGGTATTTCTCTTCCTGAAATCAACCAGATTACCGCCAAAAGCCTAAAAATCTATCCAGATAAAGCCCATGAGATGTCGGTTGAGCAGTGGGAGAATTTACCTGGATCCCTAAGCCTCATTGCGGGAGAAACAGTAGTGCTGGAAGTGGACATGAAAGCGGCCCCTGAAGTGGCCAACACCATGGTCTCCAAAAAATATTATGCGGAAAATTACCTAGAAGCTATTTCGGCAAATGCCCCTGTTATTTATTCCTTTGATGGGGTAGAGAAGAAGGCTGATGGATACGCCGTACTAAGAATGAGCATAGGGCGAAAGCACGATAAGAGCAAGCAGCCGACAGTCAAAGTCAACGATAAAATCGTGCAGGTTCCTGACAATTGGAAAGGATATGACCAAGCCAATCGCGATGACTTTTTTGGCATGATCGAAATCCCTGTTCCTTATGCATTTATAAAAGAGCAAAATCAGGTGGAAGTGACATTTCCTGATTCGCAGGGACATATTAGTTCTTTGATACTGCAAGTACATAGTTTTGAACATTCACGGGAAAATGTAATTGTAGGAATGGAGAACAAGACCAAATTCAATTCCGATGGATTTAGATTCTATCCCAACCCAGTTGGAAAAATGCTGTCCATATCGTGGAAGGGAGAGTTTGCAGATGCCTCACCCATGGTGGATATCTATTCCCAAGAAGGTACTGAGGTGCAAATCTCCGAACCAAAGATTTTATCGAGAAAGGTGCTGGTCGATATGGGGACACTTTCCCCGGGGCTCTATACAGCATATATCCAGATCGGTGATGTGGCAGGGTATGGAAAGATCATAAAGCGTTAG